In a single window of the Oryctolagus cuniculus chromosome 9, mOryCun1.1, whole genome shotgun sequence genome:
- the CLEC1B gene encoding C-type lectin domain family 1, member B isoform X3 gives MQAEDGYMTLNIKTQKPAVTSDDPTASSWWRVMALTLLTLCMGMVVGLVALGIMSVTQQNYLQAEKEKLSGTLQRLARHFCQDLLKQAEKKGSVNHKCNPCDPNWRYYGDSCYGFFKHNLTWQEGKQYCSDVNATLLKITSRNILEYLKGRTGLIRWVGLSRQNSSEGWMWEDGSVLSKNVFELSGEATENMNCAYFHNGKIYPTLCKNKHYLMCERKAAMVKLDQLL, from the exons ATGCAGGCTGAAGACGGATACATGACCTTAAATATTAAAACTCAGAAACCAGCAGTGACCTCAG ATGACCCGACAGCCTCTTCTTGGTGGCGTGTGATGGCGTTGACTTTGCTGACCTTGTGCATGGGGATGGTTGTTGGGCTGGTGGCTCTGGGGATTATGT CTGTCACACAGCAAAATTACCTGCAAGCTGAGAAGGAAAAGCTCTCGGGAACTCTGCAACGATTGGCGAGGCACTTCTGCCAAGATTTACTCAAAcaggcagaaaaaaaaggaagtgtcA ACCACAAATGCAATCCCTGTGATCCAAACTGGAGGTATTATGGAGATAGTTGCTATGGATTCTTCAAGCACAACTTGACGTGGCAAGAGGGTAAGCAGTATTGCTCCGACGTGAATGCTACTCTTCTGAAGATTACCAGCCGGAACATTCTG GAGTATCTCAAAGGCAGGACTGGTTTAATTCGTTGGGTTGGATTATCTCGCCAGAACTCCAGTGAAGGCTGGATGTGGGAAGATGGTTCAGTTCTCTCCAAAAATGT ATTTGAGCTTTCTGGAGAGGCAACAGAAAATATGAATTGTGCCTATTTTCATAATGGGAAAATCTACCCCACCTTGTGTAAGAACAAACATTATTTAATGTGCGAGAGGAAAGCTGCCATGGTGAAGCTGGACCAACTACTTTAG
- the CLEC1B gene encoding C-type lectin domain family 1, member B (The RefSeq protein has 1 substitution compared to this genomic sequence), with translation MQAEDGYMTLNIKTQKPAVTSDDPTASSWWRVMALTLLTLCMGMVVGLVALGIMSVTQQNYLQAEKEKLSGTLQRLARHFCQDLLKQAEKKGSVNHKCNPCDPNWRYYGDSCYGFFKHNLTWQEGKQYCSDVNATLLKITSRNILEYLKGRTGLIRWVGLSRQNSSEGWMWEDGSVLSKNVFELSGEATENMNCAYFHNGKIYPTLCKNKHYLMCERKAGMVKLDQLL, from the exons ATGCAGGCTGAAGACGGATACATGACCTTAAATATTAAAACTCAGAAACCAGCAGTGACCTCAG ATGACCCGACAGCCTCTTCTTGGTGGCGTGTGATGGCGTTGACTTTGCTGACCTTGTGCATGGGGATGGTTGTTGGGCTGGTGGCTCTGGGGATTATGT CTGTCACACAGCAAAATTACCTGCAAGCTGAGAAGGAAAAGCTCTCGGGAACTCTGCAACGATTGGCGAGGCACTTCTGCCAAGATTTACTCAAAcaggcagaaaaaaaaggaagtgtcA ACCACAAATGCAATCCCTGTGATCCAAACTGGAGGTATTATGGAGATAGTTGCTATGGATTCTTCAAGCACAACTTGACGTGGCAAGAGGGTAAGCAGTATTGCTCCGACGTGAATGCTACTCTTCTGAAGATTACCAGCCGGAACATTCTG GAGTATCTCAAAGGCAGGACTGGTTTAATTCGTTGGGTTGGATTATCTCGCCAGAACTCCAGTGAAGGCTGGATGTGGGAAGATGGTTCAGTTCTCTCCAAAAATGT ATTTGAGCTTTCTGGAGAGGCAACAGAAAATATGAATTGTGCCTATTTTCATAATGGGAAAATCTACCCCACCTTGTGTAAGAACAAACATTATTTAATGTGCGAGAGGAAAGCTGCCATGGTGAAGCTGGACCAACTACTTTAG